One genomic window of Mycteria americana isolate JAX WOST 10 ecotype Jacksonville Zoo and Gardens chromosome Z, USCA_MyAme_1.0, whole genome shotgun sequence includes the following:
- the VLDLR gene encoding very low-density lipoprotein receptor isoform X2, producing MRSDWHRGDRSAAAAAAGGGGPGRGAGRRAVPCCWALSLLLAFSCLRAAADGARAKCEESQFPCSNGRCIPLLWKCDGDEDCSDGSDETACVKKTCAESDFVCISGQCVPNRWQCDGDPDCEDGSDESAELCHMRTCRVNEINCGPQSTQCIPVSWKCDGEKDCDSGEDEENCGNVTCSPAEFTCSSGQCISKSFVCNGQDDCSDGSDELECAPPTCGVNEFQCKSSTCIPISWVCDDDADCSDHSDESVEQCGRQPAPPVKCSASEVQCGSGECIHKKWRCDGDPDCKDGSDEINCPSRTCRPDQFRCEDGNCVHGSRQCNGVRDCLDGTDEANCNNVIQCSGPGKFKCRSGECIDVNKVCNQQRDCKDWSDEPLKECNINECLVNNGGCSHICRDLIIGYECDCPAGFELIDRRTCGDIDECQNPGICSQICINLKGGYKCECSRGYQMDLATGVCKAVGKEPCLIFTNRRDIRKIGLERKEYIQLVEQLRNTVALDADIAEQKLYWADFSQKAIFSASIDTRDKVGTHIRILDNIQSPAGIAVDWVYKNIYWSDSTAKTISVASLDGTKRKVLFLSELREPASIAVDPLSGFMYWSDWGEPAKIEKAGMNGFDRQQLVTTEIQWPNGIALDLVKSRLYWLDSKLHMLSSVDLNGQDRRIVLKSHMFLPHPLALTIFEDRVYWIDGENEAVYGANKFTGSELVTLVNNLNDAQDIIVYHELVQPSGRNWCEENVANGGCSYLCLPAPQINEHSPKYTCACPVGQFLQEDGLRCAGFNINGTTSEVAAAGGASTAWTVLPVLLLVTAAVAGYFMWRNWQHKNMKSMNFDNPVYLKTTEEDLTIDIGRHSGSVGHTYPAISVVSTDEDTV from the exons ATGCGGTCGGACTGGCACCGCGGAGACCGGagtgccgccgccgcggcggccggcggcggcggccccgggcgcggtGCGGGACGGCGGGCGGTCCCGTGCTGCTGGGCGCTGAGCCTGCTACTCGCCTTCAGCTGCCTGCGCGCTGCCGCCGATG GTGCAAGAGCAAAGTGTGAGGAATCCCAATTCCCATGTAGTAACGGACGCTGTATTCCTTTACTCTGGAAATGTGATGGTGATGAAGACTGTTCAGATGGCAGTGATGAGACTGCTTGTG TGAAGAAGACGTGTGCTGAATCTGATTTTGTGTGCATCAGTGGTCAGTGTGTGCCTAACAGATGGCAGTGTGATGGGGATCCGGACTGTGAGGACGGGTCTGACGAGAGTGCTGAACTGTGCC ATATGAGAACATGCCGGGTAAATGAAATCAACTGTGGTCCTCAGTCAACCCAGTGTATCCCAGTGTCCTGGAAATGTGATGGTGAAAAAGACTGTGACAGTGGAGAAGATGAAGAGAATTGTG GCAATGTGACTTGTAGTCCAGCAGAGTTCACATGCAGCAGTGGGCAGTGTATTTCCAAGAGCTTTGTCTGCAATGGTCAAGATGACTGCAGCGATGGGAGTGATGAGCTGGAGTGTGCACCTCCTACCTGTGGAGTTAATGAGTTCCAGTGCAAGAGCTCCACTTGCATCCCCATCAGCTGGGTGTGTGATGATGATGCTGACTGCTCTGACCACTCAGATGAATCTGTAGAGCAATGTGGCCGCCAGCCTGCACCTCCTGTGAAGTGCTCTGCCAGTGAGGTGCAATGTGGCTCAGGTGAATGTATCCACAAAAAGTGGCGCTGTGATGGAGATCCTGACTGCAAGGACGGAAGTGATGAAATCAACTGCC CTTCTCGGACCTGCAGACCAGACCAGTTCAGATGTGAAGATGGGAACTGCGTCCATGGGAGTAGGCAGTGCAATGGTGTGAGAGACTGTCTAGATGGCACTGATGAAGCAAATTGTAACAATG TTATTCAGTGCTCTGGACCTGGAAAATTCAAGTGCAGAAGTGGAGAATGCATAGATGTCAATAAAGTGTGTAACCAGCAGAGAGACTGCAAGGACTGGAGTGATGAGCCCCTCAAGGAGTGTA ACATAAATGAATGTCTGGTGAACAATGGTGGATGCTCTCATATCTGCAGAGATCTCATTATTGGCTATGAATGTGACTGTCCAGCTGGGTTTGAGCTTATAGACAGGAGAACCTGTGGAG ATATTGATGAATGCCAGAACCCTGGTATCTGCAGTCAAATCTGTATCAACCTGAAAGGGGGCTACAAATGTGAATGTAGCCGTGGCTATCAGATGGATCTTGCTACTGGGGTGTGCAAGGCAGTGG GGAAAGAACCATGCTTAATTTTCACCAACCGCCGGGATATCAGGAAGATTGGCCTTGAGAGGAAAGAGTACATTCAGCTAGTAGAGCAGCTAAGAAACACTGTAGCTCTAGATGCTGATATTGCTGAGCAAAAGCTTTACTGGGCTGACTTCAGCCAAAAAGCAATCTTCAG TGCCTCTATTGATACCCGTGACAAAGTTGGAACACACATCAGAATCCTGGACAACATACAGAGCCCTGCAGGAATTGCTGTTGACTGGGTTTATAAGAACATCTACTGGTCTGACTCAACTGCAAAGACCATTTCAGTGGCTAGCCTAGATGGCacaaaaagaaaggttttgtttctctctgagcTGAGAGAGCCAGCTTCTATTGCTGTAGATCCTCTCTCTGG CTTTATGTACTGGTCAGACTGGGGTGAGCCAGCAAAAATTGAAAAAGCAGGAATGAATGGATTTGACAGACAGCAGCTTGTGACAACAGAAATCCAGTGGCCTAATGGAATTGCTCTAG ATCTTGTAAAAAGCCGTCTGTACTGGCTCGATTCTAAACTACATATGTTGTCAAGTGTGGACTTGAATGGCCAGGACCGTAGAATTGTGCTGAAGTCTCATATgttccttcctcatcctcttgcTCTAACAATATTTGAG GACCGTGTGTACTGGATTGATGGAGAGAATGAGGCAGTCTATGGTGCCAACAAATTTACTGGATCTGAATTGGTTACCCTGGTGAACAACCTCAATGATGCACAGGACATCATTGTGTATCATGAACTTGTTCAGCCTTCAG GTAGGAACTGGTGCGAAGAGAACGTGGCAAATGGCGGCTGTAGCTAcctgtgcctccctgctcctcagaTAAATGAACACTCTCCAAAGTACACCTGTGCATGTCCTGTTGGACAGTTCTTGCAGGAGGATGGTCTGAGATGTGCAG GATTCAACATCAATGGTACAACATCTGAAGTAGCTGCAGCTGGGGGAGCATCAACAGCTTGGACTGTTCTTCCTGTCT TGTTGCTGGTGACGGCTGCAGTGGCTGGCTACTTCATGTGGCGTAACTGGCAGCACAAGAACATGAAGAGCATGAATTTTGATAATCCTGTCTACCTGAAAACTACAGAAGAGGACCTCACAATTGATATTGGAAGACACAGCGGTTCAGTAGGACACACCTACCCTGCA ATATCTGTTGTAAGCACAGATGAAGATACGGTGTGA
- the VLDLR gene encoding very low-density lipoprotein receptor isoform X1, with translation MRSDWHRGDRSAAAAAAGGGGPGRGAGRRAVPCCWALSLLLAFSCLRAAADGARAKCEESQFPCSNGRCIPLLWKCDGDEDCSDGSDETACVKKTCAESDFVCISGQCVPNRWQCDGDPDCEDGSDESAELCHMRTCRVNEINCGPQSTQCIPVSWKCDGEKDCDSGEDEENCGNVTCSPAEFTCSSGQCISKSFVCNGQDDCSDGSDELECAPPTCGVNEFQCKSSTCIPISWVCDDDADCSDHSDESVEQCGRQPAPPVKCSASEVQCGSGECIHKKWRCDGDPDCKDGSDEINCPSRTCRPDQFRCEDGNCVHGSRQCNGVRDCLDGTDEANCNNVIQCSGPGKFKCRSGECIDVNKVCNQQRDCKDWSDEPLKECNINECLVNNGGCSHICRDLIIGYECDCPAGFELIDRRTCGDIDECQNPGICSQICINLKGGYKCECSRGYQMDLATGVCKAVGKEPCLIFTNRRDIRKIGLERKEYIQLVEQLRNTVALDADIAEQKLYWADFSQKAIFSASIDTRDKVGTHIRILDNIQSPAGIAVDWVYKNIYWSDSTAKTISVASLDGTKRKVLFLSELREPASIAVDPLSGFMYWSDWGEPAKIEKAGMNGFDRQQLVTTEIQWPNGIALDLVKSRLYWLDSKLHMLSSVDLNGQDRRIVLKSHMFLPHPLALTIFEDRVYWIDGENEAVYGANKFTGSELVTLVNNLNDAQDIIVYHELVQPSGRNWCEENVANGGCSYLCLPAPQINEHSPKYTCACPVGQFLQEDGLRCAVSGTGTTVAYTEAKDTSTTEKSPTVGLVPGGFNINGTTSEVAAAGGASTAWTVLPVLLLVTAAVAGYFMWRNWQHKNMKSMNFDNPVYLKTTEEDLTIDIGRHSGSVGHTYPAISVVSTDEDTV, from the exons ATGCGGTCGGACTGGCACCGCGGAGACCGGagtgccgccgccgcggcggccggcggcggcggccccgggcgcggtGCGGGACGGCGGGCGGTCCCGTGCTGCTGGGCGCTGAGCCTGCTACTCGCCTTCAGCTGCCTGCGCGCTGCCGCCGATG GTGCAAGAGCAAAGTGTGAGGAATCCCAATTCCCATGTAGTAACGGACGCTGTATTCCTTTACTCTGGAAATGTGATGGTGATGAAGACTGTTCAGATGGCAGTGATGAGACTGCTTGTG TGAAGAAGACGTGTGCTGAATCTGATTTTGTGTGCATCAGTGGTCAGTGTGTGCCTAACAGATGGCAGTGTGATGGGGATCCGGACTGTGAGGACGGGTCTGACGAGAGTGCTGAACTGTGCC ATATGAGAACATGCCGGGTAAATGAAATCAACTGTGGTCCTCAGTCAACCCAGTGTATCCCAGTGTCCTGGAAATGTGATGGTGAAAAAGACTGTGACAGTGGAGAAGATGAAGAGAATTGTG GCAATGTGACTTGTAGTCCAGCAGAGTTCACATGCAGCAGTGGGCAGTGTATTTCCAAGAGCTTTGTCTGCAATGGTCAAGATGACTGCAGCGATGGGAGTGATGAGCTGGAGTGTGCACCTCCTACCTGTGGAGTTAATGAGTTCCAGTGCAAGAGCTCCACTTGCATCCCCATCAGCTGGGTGTGTGATGATGATGCTGACTGCTCTGACCACTCAGATGAATCTGTAGAGCAATGTGGCCGCCAGCCTGCACCTCCTGTGAAGTGCTCTGCCAGTGAGGTGCAATGTGGCTCAGGTGAATGTATCCACAAAAAGTGGCGCTGTGATGGAGATCCTGACTGCAAGGACGGAAGTGATGAAATCAACTGCC CTTCTCGGACCTGCAGACCAGACCAGTTCAGATGTGAAGATGGGAACTGCGTCCATGGGAGTAGGCAGTGCAATGGTGTGAGAGACTGTCTAGATGGCACTGATGAAGCAAATTGTAACAATG TTATTCAGTGCTCTGGACCTGGAAAATTCAAGTGCAGAAGTGGAGAATGCATAGATGTCAATAAAGTGTGTAACCAGCAGAGAGACTGCAAGGACTGGAGTGATGAGCCCCTCAAGGAGTGTA ACATAAATGAATGTCTGGTGAACAATGGTGGATGCTCTCATATCTGCAGAGATCTCATTATTGGCTATGAATGTGACTGTCCAGCTGGGTTTGAGCTTATAGACAGGAGAACCTGTGGAG ATATTGATGAATGCCAGAACCCTGGTATCTGCAGTCAAATCTGTATCAACCTGAAAGGGGGCTACAAATGTGAATGTAGCCGTGGCTATCAGATGGATCTTGCTACTGGGGTGTGCAAGGCAGTGG GGAAAGAACCATGCTTAATTTTCACCAACCGCCGGGATATCAGGAAGATTGGCCTTGAGAGGAAAGAGTACATTCAGCTAGTAGAGCAGCTAAGAAACACTGTAGCTCTAGATGCTGATATTGCTGAGCAAAAGCTTTACTGGGCTGACTTCAGCCAAAAAGCAATCTTCAG TGCCTCTATTGATACCCGTGACAAAGTTGGAACACACATCAGAATCCTGGACAACATACAGAGCCCTGCAGGAATTGCTGTTGACTGGGTTTATAAGAACATCTACTGGTCTGACTCAACTGCAAAGACCATTTCAGTGGCTAGCCTAGATGGCacaaaaagaaaggttttgtttctctctgagcTGAGAGAGCCAGCTTCTATTGCTGTAGATCCTCTCTCTGG CTTTATGTACTGGTCAGACTGGGGTGAGCCAGCAAAAATTGAAAAAGCAGGAATGAATGGATTTGACAGACAGCAGCTTGTGACAACAGAAATCCAGTGGCCTAATGGAATTGCTCTAG ATCTTGTAAAAAGCCGTCTGTACTGGCTCGATTCTAAACTACATATGTTGTCAAGTGTGGACTTGAATGGCCAGGACCGTAGAATTGTGCTGAAGTCTCATATgttccttcctcatcctcttgcTCTAACAATATTTGAG GACCGTGTGTACTGGATTGATGGAGAGAATGAGGCAGTCTATGGTGCCAACAAATTTACTGGATCTGAATTGGTTACCCTGGTGAACAACCTCAATGATGCACAGGACATCATTGTGTATCATGAACTTGTTCAGCCTTCAG GTAGGAACTGGTGCGAAGAGAACGTGGCAAATGGCGGCTGTAGCTAcctgtgcctccctgctcctcagaTAAATGAACACTCTCCAAAGTACACCTGTGCATGTCCTGTTGGACAGTTCTTGCAGGAGGATGGTCTGAGATGTGCAG TTTCAGGTACTGGAACAACTGTGGCTTACACTGAGGCTAAAGATaccagcacaacagaaaaatctCCAACTGTTGGACTAGTTCCTGGAG GATTCAACATCAATGGTACAACATCTGAAGTAGCTGCAGCTGGGGGAGCATCAACAGCTTGGACTGTTCTTCCTGTCT TGTTGCTGGTGACGGCTGCAGTGGCTGGCTACTTCATGTGGCGTAACTGGCAGCACAAGAACATGAAGAGCATGAATTTTGATAATCCTGTCTACCTGAAAACTACAGAAGAGGACCTCACAATTGATATTGGAAGACACAGCGGTTCAGTAGGACACACCTACCCTGCA ATATCTGTTGTAAGCACAGATGAAGATACGGTGTGA